A window of Streptomyces gilvosporeus contains these coding sequences:
- the lysA gene encoding diaminopimelate decarboxylase encodes MSRSAHPAGPRHADVLPEGHYAGPPADLNTLDPQVWSRTVRRNADGVVTVGGLDVRALAEEFGTPAYFLDEDDFRARCRAWKDAFGPDADVFYAGKAFLSRAIVRWLTEEGLNLDVCSGGELATALDAGMPAERIALHGNNKSVEEITRAVEAGVGRIVLDSFQEIVRVAHIAEKLGKRQRVQIRVTVGVEAHTHEFIATAHEDQKFGIALADGQAAEAVRRALKLDGLELIGIHSHIGSQIFDMAGFEVSARRVVQLLTEVRDEHGVELPEIDLGGGLGIAYTSADDPREPHEIAKALGEIVTKECAAAGLGVPRLSVEPGRAIVGPTAFTLYEVGTVKELEGLRTYVSVDGGMSDNIRTALYDAEYSVALASRASDAEPMLSRVVGKHCESGDIVVRDAFLPGDVAPGDLLAVPATGAYCRSMASNYNHALRPPVVAVGNGAARVIVRRETEEDLLRLDVG; translated from the coding sequence ATGAGTCGTTCCGCGCATCCTGCCGGGCCCCGGCACGCCGATGTCCTGCCCGAGGGGCACTACGCCGGGCCGCCCGCCGATCTCAACACCCTCGACCCGCAGGTCTGGTCCCGTACCGTCCGGCGCAATGCCGACGGCGTGGTGACCGTCGGCGGGCTGGACGTCCGCGCGCTGGCCGAGGAATTCGGTACGCCGGCGTATTTCCTCGACGAGGACGATTTCCGGGCGCGCTGCCGGGCCTGGAAGGACGCTTTCGGACCGGACGCCGATGTCTTCTACGCCGGCAAGGCGTTCCTTTCCCGCGCCATCGTGCGGTGGCTGACCGAGGAAGGGCTCAATCTCGACGTCTGCTCCGGGGGAGAGCTCGCCACGGCGCTCGACGCGGGCATGCCGGCCGAGCGGATCGCCCTGCACGGCAACAACAAGAGCGTCGAGGAAATCACCCGCGCCGTGGAAGCGGGCGTCGGGCGGATCGTGCTGGATTCGTTCCAGGAAATCGTGCGGGTCGCGCATATCGCCGAGAAGCTCGGCAAGCGGCAGCGGGTGCAGATCCGCGTCACGGTCGGTGTCGAGGCGCATACGCATGAATTCATTGCGACCGCCCACGAGGACCAGAAGTTCGGCATTGCGCTGGCCGACGGACAGGCCGCGGAGGCCGTACGCCGGGCGCTCAAGCTGGACGGGCTGGAACTGATCGGAATTCACAGCCACATCGGGTCGCAGATCTTCGACATGGCGGGCTTCGAGGTGTCCGCCCGCCGGGTCGTGCAGCTGCTCACCGAGGTGCGCGACGAGCACGGCGTGGAGCTGCCGGAGATCGATCTCGGCGGCGGGCTGGGCATCGCCTACACCTCGGCGGACGATCCGCGCGAGCCGCACGAGATCGCCAAGGCGCTCGGCGAGATCGTGACCAAGGAGTGCGCGGCGGCGGGCCTCGGGGTGCCGCGGCTGTCCGTCGAGCCGGGCCGGGCGATCGTGGGGCCGACGGCCTTCACGCTCTACGAGGTCGGCACGGTCAAGGAGCTGGAGGGCCTGCGGACGTACGTGTCCGTGGACGGCGGGATGTCGGACAACATCCGCACCGCCCTGTACGACGCGGAGTACAGCGTGGCCCTGGCCTCGCGCGCCTCGGACGCCGAGCCGATGCTCTCGCGGGTGGTCGGCAAGCACTGCGAGAGCGGGGACATCGTCGTGCGCGATGCGTTCCTGCCGGGCGATGTGGCGCCGGGCGACCTGCTCGCGGTGCCCGCCACCGGCGCGTACTGCCGGTCCATGGCGAGCAACTACAACCACGCACTGCGGCCCCCCGTCGTGGCGGTCGGCAACGGTGCGGCCAGGGTGATCGTCCGCCGGGAGACGGAGGAAGATCTTCTGCGGTTGGATGTCGGGTAG